In one window of Fusobacterium varium DNA:
- a CDS encoding ClC family H(+)/Cl(-) exchange transporter: MNSEKTAEDNLKMLQKGSGKLYLLCLIVGALTGFTVSVYRWGLNWANHLRMTLFGRDELDHPMVLIGVWAVFIAIGLIVDFIARKFPKTSGSGIPQVKGIILRQLDYGKWFWELIAKFVGGLLGIGCGLSLGREGPSVQLGSYIGYGATKLFNRNSVEKKYLVTSGASAGLAGAFGAPLAGVMFALEELHKFISSKLLICTFMASIASDFVGRRMFGMQTAFDLSIGYPKSISPYLQVILFVLFGILIAFFGKLFTMTLIKVQDIYKGAKLPRWAKVSFVMTTSFLFCMFLPEVTGGGHELVEEMAGGNRTIQLLIVIFIIKLLFTAISYATGFAGGIFLPMLVLGAILGKIYGMVLVDLLGVGREFIPHYMVLGMAGYFVAVVRAPITGAVLILEMTGNFDHLLALVLVSVIAYYITDLLGLEPIYEILYERMAKDVEVNKVEESKKTIISIPVSGESELDGKKISDVKWAEDVLVVAIMRSEHEFIPKGNTVIEAGDVLTILLPERKVHFMKEELYKMGTN; the protein is encoded by the coding sequence ATGAATTCTGAAAAAACAGCAGAGGATAATTTAAAGATGCTGCAAAAAGGAAGTGGAAAACTCTATCTACTTTGTTTAATAGTAGGGGCTTTGACAGGGTTTACAGTTTCTGTGTACAGATGGGGGCTAAATTGGGCAAACCATCTGAGAATGACTCTTTTCGGAAGAGATGAGTTGGATCATCCTATGGTTTTAATAGGAGTATGGGCTGTTTTTATAGCAATAGGATTAATTGTTGATTTTATTGCTAGAAAGTTTCCTAAAACTTCAGGAAGTGGAATACCACAAGTTAAGGGAATAATATTAAGACAGCTAGATTATGGAAAATGGTTTTGGGAACTTATAGCCAAATTTGTTGGTGGATTATTGGGAATTGGTTGTGGACTTTCTCTAGGGAGAGAGGGACCATCTGTGCAACTGGGATCATATATAGGCTATGGGGCTACAAAACTCTTTAATAGGAATTCTGTGGAGAAGAAGTACTTAGTTACAAGTGGAGCTAGTGCAGGGCTTGCTGGGGCTTTTGGAGCTCCTCTGGCAGGGGTTATGTTTGCTCTTGAGGAGTTGCACAAATTTATATCTTCAAAACTTTTAATCTGTACTTTTATGGCTAGTATAGCCTCAGACTTTGTTGGTAGAAGAATGTTTGGCATGCAAACTGCCTTTGATCTGTCTATCGGTTATCCTAAGTCAATTAGTCCATATCTTCAAGTTATATTGTTTGTGCTATTTGGAATTTTAATAGCTTTCTTTGGAAAACTTTTCACAATGACACTTATCAAAGTGCAAGATATTTACAAAGGGGCTAAACTTCCAAGATGGGCAAAAGTTTCATTTGTAATGACAACTTCATTCCTATTCTGTATGTTCTTGCCAGAGGTAACAGGTGGAGGGCATGAGCTTGTTGAGGAGATGGCTGGAGGAAATAGAACAATTCAACTTTTAATAGTGATATTTATTATTAAACTTCTATTTACTGCTATATCTTATGCAACTGGTTTTGCTGGGGGAATTTTCTTGCCTATGCTTGTACTTGGGGCAATTCTTGGAAAGATCTATGGAATGGTATTAGTTGATCTGTTAGGTGTTGGTAGAGAGTTTATACCTCACTATATGGTACTTGGAATGGCTGGATATTTTGTGGCAGTTGTAAGAGCTCCTATAACTGGGGCTGTGCTAATACTTGAGATGACTGGAAACTTTGATCATCTTTTAGCTTTGGTACTTGTTTCTGTAATAGCTTACTATATAACTGATCTTTTAGGGCTTGAGCCAATCTATGAAATTCTTTATGAGAGAATGGCTAAAGATGTTGAGGTTAACAAGGTTGAGGAGAGCAAGAAAACAATTATCTCTATCCCTGTATCTGGTGAGTCTGAACTTGATGGTAAGAAGATTTCAGATGTTAAGTGGGCAGAAGATGTACTAGTTGTGGCAATTATGAGAAGTGAGCATGAGTTTATACCTAAGGGTAACACAGTAATTGAGGCTGGAGATGTGTTGACAATATTGTTGCCTGAAAGAAAGGTTCACTTTATGAAAGAGGAACTTTATAAGATGGGAACAAATTAA
- the murI gene encoding glutamate racemase — translation MNRDSSIGIFDSGIGGLTILQKIRELLPRENIIYYGDWKNNPYSEKSRKDIQEFSVNIMEFLLKNNCKGVVIACSIFSAASLEFLRERYSVPIIGMIDGGVKAAILESENKKIAVMGSDFTINSNIYKESIKKSCPEAEVYQIPCKTLCTMLEKGWENYENRLEILKGYLDEIPKDADTLILGGTHYPFILNDIKKFFNKKIVDSSVESVIELFRILGQKDLLKEGNKKGRIEFYINGDRDEFKKVARRLFEEKDLRNMFLIF, via the coding sequence ATGAATAGAGATTCTTCAATAGGTATTTTCGATTCTGGAATAGGTGGGCTGACGATTTTGCAAAAAATAAGAGAGTTATTGCCTAGGGAGAATATAATCTATTATGGAGATTGGAAAAATAATCCATATAGTGAAAAAAGTAGAAAAGATATACAAGAGTTTAGTGTAAATATAATGGAGTTTCTTTTAAAAAATAATTGTAAAGGGGTAGTTATAGCTTGTAGTATATTTTCTGCTGCCTCTTTGGAGTTTCTAAGAGAGAGATACAGTGTGCCAATTATTGGGATGATAGATGGAGGAGTAAAGGCAGCTATTTTAGAAAGTGAAAATAAAAAGATAGCAGTTATGGGATCAGATTTTACAATAAATTCCAATATATATAAAGAGAGCATTAAAAAATCTTGTCCAGAGGCAGAGGTCTATCAAATCCCTTGTAAAACTCTGTGTACAATGTTGGAAAAAGGTTGGGAGAACTATGAAAATAGATTGGAGATTTTAAAGGGGTATTTAGATGAGATTCCAAAAGATGCAGATACATTAATTTTAGGTGGAACTCACTATCCATTTATATTAAATGATATTAAGAAGTTTTTTAATAAAAAGATTGTAGATTCATCAGTTGAAAGTGTAATAGAGCTATTTAGAATTTTGGGGCAAAAAGATCTATTAAAAGAGGGAAATAAAAAGGGAAGAATAGAATTTTATATAAATGGGGATAGAGATGAGTTTAAAAAAGTTGCTAGAAGATTGTTTGAAGAGAAAGATTTAAGAAATATGTTTTTAATTTTCTAA
- the cobK gene encoding precorrin-6A reductase, giving the protein MIWVIGGTKDSREFLEKFASDDKDIIVTTATEYGGKLLEGLPVKVVCRKLTKDEMESFALENRVTTIVDISHPYAVEVSSNAIEVAEKLSLKYYRFEREEIKINPKKYSEFYSIDELIKYCETLEGNILVTLGSNNIERFKDSENLEKYYFRILPKWDMVKRCEEFGILPKNIIAMQGPFTQSMNEAMIEQINAKYFVTKRAGNTGGEREKIDACDRKGIEVIFLDRPAMRYPNQSNTIDELIEKIER; this is encoded by the coding sequence ATGATATGGGTTATTGGGGGAACAAAGGATTCTAGAGAGTTTCTAGAGAAATTTGCCTCTGATGATAAAGATATAATAGTGACTACTGCCACAGAATATGGGGGAAAACTTTTAGAGGGACTACCTGTTAAAGTGGTTTGTAGAAAATTGACAAAAGATGAAATGGAGAGCTTTGCACTGGAAAATAGGGTAACAACAATAGTTGATATAAGCCATCCTTATGCTGTGGAAGTTTCATCTAATGCTATTGAAGTAGCAGAAAAATTATCTCTTAAATATTATAGATTTGAGAGGGAAGAGATAAAGATCAATCCTAAAAAATACTCTGAATTTTATAGTATTGATGAGCTAATCAAATATTGTGAAACTTTGGAAGGAAATATTTTAGTAACTTTAGGTAGTAACAATATTGAGAGATTTAAAGATAGTGAAAATTTAGAGAAGTACTATTTTAGAATACTTCCTAAATGGGATATGGTAAAGAGATGTGAAGAGTTTGGGATATTGCCAAAAAATATAATAGCTATGCAAGGACCTTTTACTCAAAGTATGAACGAGGCTATGATTGAGCAGATCAATGCTAAATACTTTGTAACTAAAAGGGCTGGAAACACAGGTGGAGAGAGGGAAAAGATTGATGCCTGTGATAGAAAGGGGATAGAGGTTATATTTTTAGATAGACCAGCTATGAGATATCCTAACCAATCAAACACTATTGATGAGTTAATAGAAAAGATAGAAAGATAA
- the cobJ gene encoding precorrin-3B C(17)-methyltransferase: MNKGKIYVVGIGPGNMEDISVRAYKTLKNVDIIAGYTTYVDLVKDEFKDKEFYVSGMKKEIDRCEKVLELAKEGKTVALISSGDAGIYGMAGIMIEVAADSGIDVEVIPGITASVAGAALVGAPIMHDQAVISLSDLLTDWDVITKRIDKASEGDFVISLYNPKSNGRTTQIVEAREIMLRHKAPTTPVALLRHVGREDQNYTLTDLEHFLEHEIDMFTVVIIGNSKSYVKDNRMITPRGYKL; encoded by the coding sequence ATGAATAAAGGTAAAATATATGTTGTAGGAATTGGACCAGGGAACATGGAAGATATAAGTGTAAGAGCTTATAAAACTCTAAAAAATGTAGATATTATAGCTGGATACACTACTTATGTTGATCTAGTAAAAGATGAGTTTAAAGATAAAGAGTTCTATGTATCTGGAATGAAAAAAGAGATAGACAGATGTGAAAAAGTGCTAGAATTAGCTAAAGAGGGAAAAACAGTTGCTCTTATCAGTAGTGGAGATGCTGGAATCTACGGAATGGCAGGAATTATGATTGAAGTGGCTGCTGACAGTGGAATAGATGTTGAAGTAATCCCTGGAATAACTGCATCAGTTGCAGGAGCTGCACTTGTTGGAGCACCTATTATGCACGACCAAGCTGTTATCAGTTTAAGTGATCTTTTAACTGACTGGGATGTTATTACAAAGAGAATAGACAAGGCTAGTGAAGGGGATTTTGTAATCTCTCTATACAACCCAAAAAGTAATGGAAGAACAACTCAAATAGTTGAGGCTAGAGAGATTATGTTAAGACATAAAGCTCCTACTACTCCAGTTGCTCTTTTAAGACATGTTGGAAGAGAGGATCAAAACTATACTTTAACTGATCTTGAACATTTCTTAGAACATGAAATAGATATGTTTACAGTGGTTATTATTGGAAACTCAAAATCTTATGTAAAAGATAATAGAATGATAACACCTAGAGGATATAAGTTATGA
- the cbiG gene encoding cobalt-precorrin 5A hydrolase has translation MKLAIWSVTRGAGRLAKLYGDTLKAQIYTLKKFNIEDTIQMENFTETLEKEFNNYDGHIFIMATGIVVRKISTLIKSKDVDPAVVVIDEGAHFVISLLSGHLGGANELAEIIGEKLNLLPIITTSSDVTGKIAVDTLSQKLNGELESLEKAKNVTSLIVDGKGVDIKLPKNVDFDKKGDIEGVIIVSNRENIESVRIYPKNLVLGIGCKRGTSEEHILTGIEMAMKKHNLSMKSIKKIATVDVKADEVGLIDAAKTLGKDLIIISREDIKKVENQFEGSQFVKKQIGVTCVSEPCALLASSGNGKFLEKKYIYDGMTISIYEEKIYE, from the coding sequence ATGAAACTTGCAATTTGGAGTGTTACTAGGGGAGCTGGAAGATTGGCAAAGCTTTATGGTGACACTCTTAAAGCTCAAATATATACTTTGAAAAAATTCAATATTGAAGATACAATTCAAATGGAAAATTTCACAGAAACCCTTGAAAAAGAGTTTAATAACTATGATGGGCATATTTTTATAATGGCAACTGGTATAGTTGTTAGAAAAATATCTACTTTAATAAAGAGTAAAGATGTAGATCCAGCAGTTGTAGTTATTGATGAAGGGGCTCATTTTGTGATTTCTCTACTTTCTGGACACCTTGGTGGTGCAAATGAGTTGGCAGAGATAATAGGTGAGAAGTTAAATCTTTTACCAATTATCACTACAAGTTCAGATGTAACTGGAAAGATAGCTGTTGATACACTTTCTCAAAAACTCAATGGAGAGTTAGAGTCTTTAGAAAAGGCTAAAAATGTAACTTCATTGATAGTTGATGGGAAAGGAGTGGATATAAAGCTACCTAAAAATGTTGACTTTGATAAAAAGGGAGATATTGAAGGGGTTATAATAGTTTCCAATAGAGAAAATATTGAAAGTGTAAGAATCTACCCTAAAAATCTTGTTTTAGGTATAGGATGCAAGAGAGGAACAAGTGAGGAGCATATTTTAACTGGAATAGAAATGGCTATGAAAAAGCATAATCTTTCTATGAAAAGTATAAAAAAAATAGCCACTGTTGATGTAAAAGCTGATGAAGTTGGGCTTATAGATGCAGCTAAAACTCTTGGAAAAGATCTGATAATAATCTCAAGAGAGGATATAAAAAAGGTAGAAAATCAATTTGAAGGCTCTCAATTTGTTAAAAAACAGATAGGGGTAACTTGTGTTTCTGAACCTTGTGCATTATTGGCATCAAGTGGAAATGGAAAATTTTTAGAAAAGAAATATATCTATGATGGAATGACAATATCAATTTATGAGGAGAAAATTTATGAATAA
- the cobM gene encoding precorrin-4 C(11)-methyltransferase → MEKVYFIGAGPGDPELITIKGQRIVKEADIIIYAGSLVPRQVIECHKEGAEVYNSASMTLEEVMDVTIKGIKAGKKVARVHTGDPAIFGAHREQMDVLDEHGIEYEVIPGVSSFLASAAAVKKEFTLPSVSQTVICTRLEGRTPVPEKESLESLATHRASMAIFLSVHMIGDVVKRLATSYPMTTPIAVVQRATWEDQKIVIGTLETIEEKVKEAGISKTAQILVGDFLGNEYEKSKLYDKTFTHEFRKGIE, encoded by the coding sequence ATGGAAAAAGTTTATTTCATAGGAGCTGGACCTGGAGACCCAGAATTAATCACAATTAAAGGGCAAAGAATAGTTAAAGAGGCAGATATTATCATATATGCAGGATCACTTGTACCTAGACAAGTAATAGAGTGTCACAAAGAGGGAGCAGAGGTATATAACTCAGCATCTATGACTTTAGAAGAGGTTATGGATGTTACAATTAAAGGGATAAAAGCAGGGAAAAAAGTTGCTAGAGTTCATACTGGAGATCCAGCTATTTTCGGTGCTCATAGAGAGCAAATGGACGTTTTAGACGAGCATGGAATAGAATATGAAGTTATTCCAGGGGTAAGCTCATTCTTAGCCTCAGCAGCAGCAGTTAAAAAGGAATTTACTCTTCCATCAGTTTCTCAAACAGTTATCTGTACTAGATTAGAGGGAAGAACTCCTGTACCTGAAAAGGAATCACTTGAAAGTCTTGCTACTCATAGAGCATCAATGGCTATATTCCTTTCAGTTCATATGATTGGAGATGTAGTAAAAAGACTTGCTACTTCATACCCTATGACAACTCCAATAGCTGTTGTTCAAAGAGCTACTTGGGAAGATCAAAAGATAGTTATTGGAACATTGGAAACAATAGAGGAAAAAGTAAAAGAGGCTGGAATCTCTAAAACAGCTCAAATTTTAGTTGGAGATTTCTTAGGTAATGAGTATGAAAAATCTAAACTTTATGATAAAACTTTCACACACGAATTTAGAAAGGGAATAGAGTAA
- the cobI gene encoding precorrin-2 C(20)-methyltransferase: MANKFYGIGVGVGDPDQITLKAIKTLKKLDVVVLPEARKDIGSTAYSIAKEYLKDDVELVFMEFPMLKNPLDRVEGRKANARLVEKYLDEGKNVGFLTIGDTMTYSTYVYILEHLDGKYEVETVPGISSFADISSRFNLPIVMGNESLKIIGLSETTDIEKEINESDNLVFMKVSRNFDRLKEALIKTGNMDNIILVSNCGKENQEVYFDISPLEKEDIHYFSTMLLKKGGIEQWKKFIS, translated from the coding sequence ATGGCGAATAAATTTTATGGAATAGGTGTTGGAGTAGGGGATCCAGACCAAATCACTTTAAAAGCGATTAAAACTTTAAAAAAATTAGATGTGGTAGTTTTACCAGAGGCAAGAAAGGATATTGGAAGTACAGCTTATTCAATAGCTAAAGAGTATCTTAAAGATGATGTTGAACTTGTATTTATGGAATTTCCTATGCTAAAAAATCCTTTAGATAGAGTAGAGGGAAGAAAAGCTAATGCAAGATTAGTTGAGAAATACCTAGATGAAGGTAAAAATGTAGGGTTCCTAACAATTGGAGATACAATGACTTATAGTACATATGTATATATTCTTGAGCATTTAGATGGAAAATATGAAGTTGAAACAGTGCCTGGAATCTCATCATTTGCTGATATCTCATCAAGATTTAATCTACCAATAGTTATGGGAAATGAATCATTAAAGATAATCGGATTAAGTGAAACAACTGATATTGAAAAAGAGATCAATGAAAGTGATAACCTTGTATTTATGAAGGTTAGTAGAAACTTTGATAGATTAAAAGAGGCTCTTATTAAAACTGGAAATATGGATAATATTATCCTTGTTTCAAATTGTGGGAAGGAAAATCAAGAGGTTTATTTCGATATCTCTCCTCTAGAAAAAGAAGATATTCACTATTTTTCAACAATGTTACTAAAAAAAGGAGGAATTGAACAATGGAAAAAGTTTATTTCATAG
- the cbiT gene encoding precorrin-6Y C5,15-methyltransferase (decarboxylating) subunit CbiT, whose protein sequence is MHIYDKDFIHGELPMTKQEVRAVSIAKLQLEDDSVLIDVGAGTGTIGIEAATYIKNGKVIGIEKEEKGLEVIRENVKKFNLDNYFLIHGRAPENIPEINYDRMFIGGSTGGMREIVAHFMQYSKKNSRLVINAITLETLSSSMEILKEFGFKNIEVVNLMVGRGKKVGPYTMMYGENPIYIITVVKEEKI, encoded by the coding sequence ATGCATATCTATGATAAAGATTTTATACATGGAGAGCTACCGATGACTAAACAAGAGGTGAGAGCTGTATCAATAGCTAAACTTCAATTGGAAGATGACTCTGTTTTGATAGATGTAGGAGCTGGAACTGGAACTATTGGAATAGAGGCTGCTACATATATAAAAAATGGTAAGGTTATTGGAATAGAGAAAGAGGAGAAGGGGCTAGAGGTAATTAGAGAGAATGTTAAGAAGTTTAACCTAGATAATTACTTTTTAATTCATGGAAGAGCTCCTGAAAATATTCCAGAGATAAACTATGACAGAATGTTTATTGGTGGCTCAACAGGTGGAATGAGAGAGATAGTGGCTCATTTTATGCAATATTCAAAGAAAAATAGTAGATTGGTGATAAATGCTATCACATTGGAAACATTGAGTAGTTCAATGGAAATATTGAAAGAGTTTGGTTTTAAAAATATTGAAGTTGTAAACTTAATGGTAGGTAGAGGCAAAAAAGTTGGACCATATACAATGATGTATGGAGAAAACCCAATATATATAATAACAGTTGTTAAGGAGGAAAAAATTTAA
- the cbiE gene encoding precorrin-6y C5,15-methyltransferase (decarboxylating) subunit CbiE, whose protein sequence is MNKICVVGLGPGNLDFLTGAGRKAIETCEVVIGGSRQLEELDELISKDCEKYILGKLSEVVDFIRSREGKDITVVVSGDTGFYSLLPFLKRNFRDEELKVIPGISSYQYLFSRIGECWQNYTLASVHGRDFDYIEGLKNGTGVVLLTDEKNTPYNIAKNICQSGIEDIEIVIGERLSYPDEKITKLAVNEYEKLNREFKMNIVILRKRA, encoded by the coding sequence ATGAATAAAATATGTGTAGTTGGACTTGGTCCAGGAAATTTGGATTTTTTAACTGGAGCTGGAAGAAAAGCTATTGAAACTTGTGAAGTGGTAATAGGTGGAAGTAGACAGCTAGAGGAGTTAGATGAACTAATTTCAAAAGATTGTGAAAAATATATTTTAGGAAAGCTCTCAGAGGTAGTTGATTTTATTAGAAGTAGAGAGGGGAAAGATATAACAGTTGTAGTATCTGGAGATACAGGGTTTTATAGCTTACTTCCCTTTCTAAAGAGAAACTTTAGAGATGAGGAGTTAAAAGTTATTCCTGGGATCTCTTCATATCAATATCTTTTCTCAAGAATAGGTGAGTGTTGGCAAAATTATACCCTTGCCAGTGTTCATGGAAGGGACTTTGACTATATTGAGGGATTAAAAAATGGAACTGGTGTTGTACTTTTAACAGATGAGAAAAACACTCCATACAATATAGCTAAAAATATTTGTCAAAGTGGAATTGAAGATATAGAGATAGTTATAGGAGAGAGATTATCATATCCTGATGAAAAGATAACAAAACTAGCTGTAAATGAGTATGAAAAGTTAAATAGAGAGTTTAAAATGAATATAGTAATTTTAAGAAAGAGAGCTTAA
- the cbiD gene encoding cobalamin biosynthesis protein CbiD, which translates to MAEELRSGYTTGTCAAVGTKAALEYLLYGKISKEVEITTLNGIDLKIPVLALRGRKNFASCAIKKFAGDDPDVTNGISICAKVELVKELPKVERGHYFDKFLLVGGRGVGVVTKRGLQVELGKSAINPGPQKMIAQVVNEMLEDRDIKAVVTIYIPEGKTKAQKTFNPKLGIKGGISVLGSTGIVKPMSEEALKDSMFAELKVLKMDKDRDWVIFAFGNYGKNYCERLGLDLEQMIVISNYVGFMVDSAVKLGFKRILLLGHIGKAVKIAGGIFNTHSRVADGRMEIMGANAFLIGEKPENIRKILEANTVEEACDYVEKKELFTLLAEKVKKKVIEYSRTDDLTCESLLFSFKGETLGYSSGFYKLAGEVANE; encoded by the coding sequence ATGGCTGAGGAGCTAAGGAGTGGTTATACCACTGGAACATGTGCAGCAGTAGGAACTAAAGCAGCACTAGAGTATCTTCTATATGGAAAAATATCTAAAGAGGTTGAGATTACAACTTTAAATGGGATAGATTTAAAAATACCTGTATTAGCTTTAAGAGGTAGAAAAAACTTTGCCTCTTGTGCAATAAAAAAGTTTGCTGGAGATGACCCAGATGTTACAAATGGTATAAGTATCTGTGCAAAAGTTGAGCTGGTAAAGGAGTTGCCAAAAGTTGAAAGGGGACATTATTTTGACAAATTCCTTTTAGTTGGTGGTAGAGGTGTAGGAGTAGTTACAAAGAGAGGGCTACAAGTTGAGTTAGGAAAATCTGCAATTAACCCTGGACCTCAAAAGATGATAGCTCAAGTTGTAAATGAGATGCTAGAGGATAGAGATATAAAGGCAGTTGTTACAATATATATTCCAGAGGGAAAGACAAAGGCTCAAAAAACCTTTAACCCTAAGTTAGGAATAAAAGGTGGAATCTCTGTTTTAGGCTCTACTGGAATAGTTAAGCCTATGAGTGAAGAGGCATTGAAAGACTCAATGTTTGCTGAATTAAAAGTGTTAAAGATGGATAAAGATAGAGATTGGGTAATATTTGCCTTTGGAAACTATGGTAAAAACTATTGTGAAAGACTTGGACTTGATCTTGAACAGATGATAGTAATAAGTAACTATGTTGGATTTATGGTAGATTCAGCAGTAAAATTGGGATTTAAGAGAATACTTCTTCTAGGGCATATAGGTAAGGCAGTTAAAATAGCTGGTGGAATCTTTAACACTCACAGTAGAGTGGCAGATGGAAGAATGGAGATAATGGGAGCAAATGCTTTTTTAATAGGTGAGAAACCTGAAAATATTAGAAAGATATTGGAAGCTAACACTGTTGAAGAAGCTTGTGACTATGTGGAGAAAAAAGAGTTATTCACTCTATTAGCTGAAAAGGTTAAAAAGAAGGTAATTGAATATAGTAGAACAGATGATTTAACATGTGAATCTCTACTGTTCTCTTTTAAAGGTGAAACTTTAGGATATAGCAGTGGATTTTATAAATTGGCAGGTGAAGTAGCTAATGAATAA
- a CDS encoding precorrin-8X methylmutase — MNNYIKVPQDIEKRSFEIIGEELGEKINLFNEETLPIVKRVIHTTADFEYADLIEFRNNAIESGKKALQDGCKIYCDTNMIVNGASKMVLSKFGCEAYCLVADSEVAKEAKERGVTRSIVGMEKAAKDPRTKIFLIGNAPTALYQLKEMIERGEIEKPALVVGVPVGFVGAAESKEAFKVLDVPYITINGRKGGSTVAVSILHGILYQMYKREGF; from the coding sequence ATGAATAATTATATAAAAGTACCACAAGATATTGAAAAAAGAAGTTTTGAAATTATTGGTGAGGAACTAGGAGAAAAGATCAATCTATTTAATGAAGAAACTCTACCAATAGTAAAAAGAGTTATCCATACAACTGCTGACTTTGAATATGCTGATCTAATTGAGTTTAGAAACAATGCTATTGAAAGTGGAAAAAAAGCTTTACAAGATGGGTGTAAAATCTATTGTGACACAAATATGATAGTAAATGGAGCAAGTAAAATGGTACTATCTAAATTTGGTTGTGAAGCTTACTGTTTAGTAGCTGATAGCGAAGTTGCTAAAGAGGCTAAAGAGAGAGGAGTTACAAGATCAATAGTTGGAATGGAAAAAGCAGCTAAAGATCCTAGAACTAAGATATTTTTAATTGGAAATGCACCTACAGCTCTTTACCAATTAAAAGAGATGATTGAGAGAGGAGAGATTGAAAAACCAGCTCTTGTAGTAGGAGTTCCTGTAGGATTTGTTGGAGCAGCAGAATCTAAAGAGGCATTTAAAGTTTTAGATGTACCATACATAACTATCAATGGAAGAAAAGGGGGAAGTACAGTAGCTGTATCAATTTTACATGGTATTCTATATCAAATGTATAAAAGAGAGGGATTCTAA